A stretch of Lepisosteus oculatus isolate fLepOcu1 chromosome 11, fLepOcu1.hap2, whole genome shotgun sequence DNA encodes these proteins:
- the tmco6 gene encoding transmembrane and coiled-coil domain-containing protein 6 translates to MWRLNVVRHKLRPQGTNLEELKISRREHEKALRQARRDQQLVSKRRLQEADEDDFVETAEGLLTKEQIMQLFQGIKHSSEERVNHLRTLRRALRCKKTQLTFVKLENSMHVLVGLLSGSNAVHQLEAAYCLHELSHSDEATVPLACLPATPYLLTFLAGQSPKLTELCLYTLGNLSAESEDIRKKLLAQGIIPALASCIQCPHVAVTEAVGYALSQLLQAKEAPEKIIPLVLQSGVTQDLLSALQSNPECGIGTAVECAWCLHYLISSNVNVDLLVAQGAIFKSSSLLVTLGGAVASEFSEEGIEQLISPLLRCLGNLLAGTGGEVCREQIRDSRLLVALCAFIQAFLQTRTYIARESLWVMNNLTAEDAIFCSVLLYLNLVPVLIELLPFSKGINIMALRVLCNTAKKGPEYCQQLHQKGVLSALHTTLRMADPEIIHLSLELLHMMVAGSSQVACELVKQEGISLLEAIQYNSQEELRIRATFILDRYLSPQVLANTPVE, encoded by the exons ATGTGGAGGTTAAATGTTGTCCGGCATAAACTACGCCCTCAAGGGACCAACCTGGAGGAGCTTAAAATCAGTAGAAGAGAGCACGAAAAAG CCCTAAGACAGGCTCGGAGGGACCAGCAGCTGGTCAGCAAGAGGAGGCTACAGGAGGCAGATGAAGATGACTTTGTGGAAACTGCAGAGGGCCTCCTGACAAAGGAACAG ATAATGCAGCTGTTCCAAGGGATCAAGCACAGCAGTGAGGAACGAGTGAATCACCTGCGAACTCTGAGGAGGGCTCTTCGTTGCAAAAAGACACAGCTCACCTTTGTAAA GCTGGAGAACAGTATGCATGTGTTGGTGGGCTTGCTCAGTGGATCCAATGCAGTACACCAGCTGGAGGCAGCCTACTGCCTGCATGAGCTATCTCACTCTGATGAGGCCACAGTCCCCCTGGCCTGCCTACCTGCCACCCCATATCTCCTTACATTCCTTGCGGGTCAGAGTCCCAAGTTGACA GAGCTGTGTTTATACACCCTTGGAAACCTGAGTGCGGAGAGCGAGGACATTCGGAAAAAGCTGCTGGCCCAGGGCATTATCCCAGCCCTGGCGAGCTGTATACAG tgtcCTCATGTGGCCGTCACGGAAGCAGTGGGATATGCGCTCTCCCAGCTTCTCCAAGCTAAAGAGGCTCCTGAAAAAATAATCCC ATTAGTCCTACAGTCTGGTGTGACCCAAGATTTGCTGTCAGCGTTGCAGTCTAATCCCGAGTGTGGGATTGGGACAGCTGTAGAATGTGCTTGGTGTCTCCACTATCTCATCAGCAG CAATGTTAATGTTGATTTACTGGTTGCCCAAGGTGCCATCTTTAAGAGCAGTTCTCTGCTGGTCACGCTGGGTGGTGCTGTAGCATCAGAGTTCTCGGAGGAAGGTATTGAGCAG CTGATTTCTCCCTTGCTCCGTTGCCTTGGGAACCTGCTAGCGGGCACTGGAGGCGAAGTTTGTAGAGAGCAGATCAGGGACAGCAGgctgctggtggcgctgtgtgccTTTATTCAGGCTTTTCTGCAGACGCGGACATACATTGCACGAGAAAGCCTATGGGTCATGAATAATCTTACAG CTGAAGATGCCATATTCTGCTCAGTGCTGCTATACTTAAACCTGGTACCTGTGTTGATTGAGCTGCTGCCATTCTCCAAGGGCATAAACATTATG GCCCTGCGTGTACTATGCAACACTGCTAAGAAAGGACCGGAGTACTGCCAGCAGCTGCACCAGAAAGGGGTGCTGTCAGCTCTTCACACAACGCTCAGAATGGCTGATCCTGAAATTATACATCTTAGTCTAGAACTGCTGCACATGATGGTGGCTGGCAGCTCCCAG GTTGCTTGTGAGCTTGTGAAGCAGGAGGGGATTTCACTGCTAGAGGCCATCCAGTATAACAGCCAGGAGGAGTTAAGGATTCGGGCCACTTTCATTCTGGATAGATATCTCTCCCCACAGGTCCTG gCAAATACTCCTGTTGAATGA
- the ndufa2 gene encoding NADH dehydrogenase [ubiquinone] 1 alpha subcomplex subunit 2 — translation MAAVARSIGSNLARNLKEIRLHLCQTSAGSQGVRDFIEQHYVTLKKANPEFPILIRECSGVQPKLWARYEFGKEKSVALDNMNAAQVAKALESVVNAKP, via the exons ATGGCTGCTGTTGCAAGAAGTATTGGGTCAAATCTTGCGAGAAACCTTAAAGAAATCCGCTTACATTTGTGTCAGACCTCGGCGGGTAGTCAAGGGGTCAG GGATTTCATCGAGCAGCACTATGTGACGCTGAAGAAAGCTAACCCTGAGTTTCCAATCTTAATCAGGGAGTGTTCTGGTGTTCAGCCTAAATTGTGGGCACGATACG AGTTTGGCAAAGAAAAGAGTGTAGCTCTGGACAACATGAATGCTGCCCAAGTAGCCAAGGCATTGGAGTCTGTGGTTAATGCTAAACCATGA